One genomic segment of Canis lupus familiaris isolate Mischka breed German Shepherd chromosome 22, alternate assembly UU_Cfam_GSD_1.0, whole genome shotgun sequence includes these proteins:
- the LOC119865241 gene encoding uncharacterized protein LOC119865241 isoform X15, with protein sequence MAGNRGVTVFVLLLSCWHEAKLQPINMTSVTRRPPSRTFCDTRCVVPGGLVPRPTRPTVHVNLSLLRQSGSGGDAGRELVGEPTPGGQQPRVSVSKALETRQLSLRTHGPEAGGGGQVRAGAGDSQAVLGVRPWRGPAGSGQAWPRRVKRFAPRIFCLSEETSRKSSRSKPREGQHTGKRLSSQRRPFYIDFLHCSRPCAADESIGMQIVHH encoded by the exons CCAACCGATAAACATGACTTCAG TTACACGCAGGCCGCCATCCCGCACGTTCTGCGACACCCGCTGTGTCGTTCCCGGGGGTCTGGTGCCCCGTCCAACCCGCCCCACCGTCCACGTAAACCTGTCCCTGCTGAG GCAGAGCGGCAGTGGTGGTGACGCAGGACGGGAGCTTGTCGGGGAGCCGACCCCAGGCGGACAGCAGCCTCGCGTCTCCGTCTCCAAAGCGCTGGAAACACGGCAGCTTTCTCTGAGGACACATGGGCCAGAGGCTGGTGGCGGCGGGCAGGTGCGGGCAGGTGCGGGGGACAGTCAGGCGGTCCTGGGGGTCAGGCCCTGGCGGGGTCCCGCCGGCTCCGGGCAGGCCTGGCCCAGGAGGGTCAAGCGCTTTGCTCCCCGCATCTTCTGCCTGAGTGAAGAGACAAGCCGGAAAAGCTCGAGGTCAAAGCCGAG GGAAGGTCAGCACACTGGGAAGCGATTGTCATCTCAGCGCAGACCTTTTTACATAGATTTCCTGCATTGTTCTAGGCCCTGCGCTGCAGATGAGTCCATTGGTATGCAGATTGTCCATCATTAA